The following proteins are encoded in a genomic region of Fervidobacterium pennivorans DSM 9078:
- the mce gene encoding methylmalonyl-CoA epimerase has translation MHTNRIDHIGIAVKDAKEKLRLYKDFLGLEVTEVEELPERGLRVYFIKVGDTRIELLEPMSENSEVSGFLEKKGEGIHHIAFNVHGIDEAVALAKAHGLQPLSEEPKPGAGGTKVLFLHPKTTGGVLIELVEGEH, from the coding sequence ATGCATACGAACAGGATAGACCACATAGGGATAGCTGTAAAGGATGCAAAAGAAAAACTAAGACTTTACAAGGACTTTCTTGGGTTGGAAGTTACGGAAGTAGAGGAGTTACCTGAAAGAGGCCTAAGGGTTTACTTTATAAAAGTTGGCGACACGAGAATAGAATTATTAGAACCGATGAGCGAAAACTCCGAAGTTTCTGGTTTTCTTGAAAAGAAGGGAGAAGGCATACATCACATAGCTTTCAACGTTCATGGTATCGATGAGGCAGTAGCTTTAGCAAAAGCACATGGGCTTCAGCCACTCTCAGAAGAACCAAAACCGGGAGCTGGTGGAACAAAAGTTTTGTTTTTGCACCCAAAGACAACAGGCGGTGTCTTAATTGAACTTGTTGAAGGTGAACATTAA
- a CDS encoding cyclic nucleotide-binding domain-containing protein, which translates to MRIEGVIFKKGEVPKTLFKIVSGTVRETRNNTYHDLTKGEYVALLEYLLGLPLEDDIIALEETELVETDIENDYENIIRNIVALRKIIYQTSVDFENLVLDDFNFETENIDEYLNQVESLLTLSGGELPEEKEKAIELIESLEDDKLFTKVNLVKKFVERFPEEQIGAKFLIETAAKVYIVLNDRYVAKALLKKVLLYYPHLLDYCYEAVKTLESIYKEEGNIIYRRYGKMAKVLEVMLRGNA; encoded by the coding sequence ATGAGGATCGAAGGGGTAATTTTCAAAAAAGGGGAAGTACCTAAGACACTTTTCAAAATAGTTTCTGGAACGGTTCGAGAAACTCGGAATAACACTTACCATGACTTAACAAAAGGTGAGTACGTGGCACTTTTAGAGTATTTACTCGGGCTTCCTTTGGAAGACGATATAATAGCTTTAGAAGAAACAGAACTCGTGGAAACTGATATAGAGAACGATTATGAAAACATTATTCGAAATATTGTGGCACTCAGGAAAATTATATACCAAACATCCGTAGATTTTGAAAATTTAGTCCTCGATGATTTCAACTTTGAGACAGAGAATATAGATGAATATCTCAACCAAGTTGAGTCTCTTTTAACCCTATCAGGCGGAGAACTACCTGAGGAGAAAGAGAAGGCAATAGAGCTTATAGAGAGTTTGGAAGACGACAAGCTATTCACAAAAGTCAATTTAGTTAAAAAATTTGTGGAGCGGTTCCCAGAAGAACAAATCGGTGCAAAGTTTCTTATTGAAACAGCTGCAAAAGTTTACATCGTGCTAAACGATAGATATGTTGCCAAAGCTTTGCTAAAAAAAGTTTTACTTTATTATCCTCATCTTTTAGATTACTGTTACGAAGCGGTAAAAACACTGGAAAGTATATATAAAGAAGAAGGGAACATAATATACAGGCGATATGGAAAGATGGCGAAAGTCTTAGAGGTGATGCTGCGTGGAAACGCTTGA
- a CDS encoding 2-oxoacid:acceptor oxidoreductase subunit alpha produces MPKNPRMVFWQGNEACAYGAIKAGCRFYAGYPITPSSEIAETMARELPKVGGVFIQMEDEIASAAAIIGASLAGVKSMTATSGPGFSLMQEAIGYAIMTETPTVFVNVMRGGPSTGMPTKPSQGDIMQARWGTHGDHAIIALYPSTVEEVYKYTIKAFNLAEEYRTPVILLMDEVLGHMYENFILPPDSEIEVVERISARELEEEELFVPFSESEYAENLPPSLVEMGKTRFHVSGLVHDESGFPMATAETAEKLIRRLVNKIKLHIDKIAECEDFMTEDAETIIIAYGSVARSAKEAVLIARKEGIKVGLLRPITIWPIPIEKMRKRLANAQNVLVAEMNLGQYASEVVKLIKPGTKLRLLSKVSGELIAPHEILNELNNMLLEGIDF; encoded by the coding sequence ATGCCTAAAAACCCTAGGATGGTCTTTTGGCAAGGGAACGAAGCTTGCGCATACGGTGCGATAAAAGCAGGTTGCCGGTTCTATGCAGGTTATCCAATCACTCCTTCTTCGGAGATAGCGGAAACTATGGCAAGAGAATTACCAAAAGTTGGAGGCGTATTTATCCAGATGGAAGATGAAATAGCAAGTGCTGCTGCGATAATAGGTGCATCGCTTGCTGGAGTAAAATCTATGACCGCAACTAGTGGTCCAGGTTTCAGCCTTATGCAGGAAGCGATAGGTTATGCAATAATGACTGAAACACCAACAGTATTTGTCAACGTAATGCGTGGTGGACCTTCAACCGGTATGCCAACTAAACCTTCACAAGGTGACATTATGCAAGCAAGGTGGGGAACACACGGTGACCATGCAATTATCGCACTTTATCCTTCGACAGTAGAAGAAGTTTACAAATACACCATAAAAGCGTTTAACTTGGCTGAAGAGTACAGAACTCCTGTCATACTTTTGATGGACGAAGTGCTTGGACATATGTACGAAAATTTCATCTTACCACCTGATAGTGAGATAGAGGTTGTTGAGAGAATTTCTGCTCGTGAGCTTGAGGAAGAAGAACTCTTTGTTCCGTTCTCTGAAAGTGAGTATGCCGAAAACCTTCCACCATCGCTAGTAGAAATGGGAAAGACGCGTTTCCATGTGTCTGGTTTGGTTCACGATGAATCAGGATTTCCGATGGCGACAGCGGAAACTGCCGAAAAACTTATCAGAAGACTTGTGAATAAAATAAAGTTACACATAGACAAGATTGCTGAGTGCGAAGACTTTATGACTGAGGATGCTGAAACGATAATAATAGCTTATGGTTCCGTGGCAAGGTCTGCAAAAGAAGCTGTGCTGATAGCAAGGAAAGAAGGAATAAAGGTAGGATTGCTTAGACCGATAACTATATGGCCTATTCCGATAGAAAAAATGCGAAAAAGACTTGCCAATGCTCAAAATGTGTTGGTTGCTGAGATGAATTTGGGTCAATACGCAAGCGAAGTAGTGAAGCTAATAAAACCTGGAACAAAACTGAGATTACTTAGTAAAGTCAGTGGCGAACTTATAGCACCTCACGAGATATTGAACGAACTTAATAACATGCTCCTCGAAGGTATAGACTTCTAA
- a CDS encoding indolepyruvate ferredoxin oxidoreductase subunit alpha: MAKKQYRVEIKYQWCKACGICYHVCPTKTIIQGELNRPAVPDHSKCIGCMMCENLCPDFAINIVEVSEESKAGVENA; this comes from the coding sequence ATGGCAAAAAAACAGTACAGAGTTGAGATAAAATATCAGTGGTGCAAGGCATGTGGTATTTGTTATCATGTTTGTCCTACAAAAACCATTATCCAAGGAGAACTGAACAGGCCAGCAGTTCCTGACCATAGCAAATGCATTGGTTGTATGATGTGTGAAAATCTTTGCCCTGACTTTGCTATAAATATTGTTGAAGTGTCTGAAGAGAGCAAGGCAGGTGTTGAAAATGCCTAA
- a CDS encoding sodium ion-translocating decarboxylase subunit beta — protein MLEEFFTFLKTTAFSQMTLGNIFMIAIAGALIYVAVKKDAEPLLLIPIAFGIILSNIPPIATGILNPPQTFTDGRFIPGGFMYYIKKGLDLGIYPPLIFLGIGALTDFSFMLSYPITIFLGGAAQIGIFITFLLARAFGFTLKQAASIGIIGGADGPTSIYISTKFAPELLSIIAIAAYSYIALIPILQPPVSKLLTTRKERLIRMKAPRKVSKAEKIVFSIITTLVTALIVPQSLTLVGPLMFGNLLREVGNVKRLVEAASKYILDTTTILLCLSVGASARADIFLTPQSLLVFGMGAFAFISALASGILFAKLLNLFLKDKINPLIGAAGVSAVPDSARVAQKVAQEEDPTNFILMHAMSPNVAGVIGSAVAAGVFLAIFGR, from the coding sequence ATGCTGGAAGAATTTTTTACATTCTTGAAAACAACGGCATTTTCACAGATGACGCTCGGAAACATTTTCATGATAGCGATAGCGGGTGCCTTGATATATGTTGCTGTTAAAAAGGATGCGGAACCTTTACTTTTGATTCCTATCGCTTTCGGTATCATTCTCTCCAACATTCCACCGATTGCAACAGGCATATTGAACCCTCCACAAACTTTCACCGATGGTAGGTTTATTCCTGGAGGATTTATGTACTATATAAAAAAAGGTCTTGACCTTGGTATTTACCCACCTCTCATTTTTTTGGGAATAGGAGCACTTACGGACTTTTCGTTTATGCTTTCGTATCCAATCACGATATTCCTTGGTGGAGCTGCCCAGATTGGTATATTTATAACATTCCTTCTTGCGCGTGCTTTCGGATTCACACTCAAACAAGCTGCATCTATAGGTATAATCGGAGGTGCTGATGGACCAACATCTATTTATATTTCTACAAAATTTGCACCAGAGCTTCTCTCTATAATAGCAATTGCTGCTTATTCGTATATTGCCCTTATCCCGATACTTCAACCACCAGTTTCTAAATTACTTACAACTAGAAAAGAAAGATTAATAAGAATGAAAGCTCCGAGAAAGGTCTCAAAAGCTGAGAAGATAGTGTTTTCAATCATTACAACACTTGTTACTGCATTAATTGTCCCTCAGTCGCTAACTTTAGTAGGTCCGCTCATGTTTGGTAATCTACTCAGAGAGGTTGGAAATGTCAAAAGACTTGTTGAGGCAGCAAGCAAATATATTCTTGACACAACGACAATCTTGCTTTGCTTGTCTGTTGGTGCATCCGCAAGGGCAGATATTTTCTTAACTCCACAATCTCTGCTTGTTTTTGGCATGGGGGCGTTTGCATTTATTTCAGCACTGGCAAGTGGTATTTTGTTTGCAAAACTATTAAACCTTTTCTTGAAAGATAAAATTAACCCGCTTATTGGTGCTGCTGGAGTTTCGGCGGTACCTGATTCTGCAAGGGTAGCCCAAAAAGTAGCGCAAGAAGAAGACCCAACAAATTTCATTCTTATGCATGCCATGTCCCCAAACGTTGCAGGTGTTATTGGTTCGGCGGTTGCAGCAGGTGTTTTCTTAGCTATTTTTGGTAGGTAG
- a CDS encoding OadG family protein: MPIEATITTAAQATQTVLATQLINETATTLSQTAQSVAHSATPTALPIEVTVTIVGVSTVFLVFVILYAIFKLMEVFGTGKNKRIKTPSSKMTGEVAKVQNEGLMQSVAKKQGQEAMPEGVDETEEIAAVFAAIYAMLGTNIKIRSINRASLNVPRTKGQRGWEEWRTYGWRGGNRW; this comes from the coding sequence ATGCCTATAGAAGCAACAATAACTACGGCAGCACAAGCAACACAAACTGTTCTTGCTACACAACTAATCAATGAAACTGCGACTACATTATCTCAAACAGCCCAATCGGTAGCTCATAGTGCTACTCCTACGGCATTGCCGATAGAGGTTACGGTTACAATTGTAGGAGTAAGTACTGTTTTTCTTGTTTTCGTAATACTCTACGCAATATTCAAATTGATGGAGGTTTTTGGAACAGGTAAGAATAAGCGAATAAAAACTCCGTCCTCAAAAATGACCGGAGAGGTTGCTAAAGTACAAAACGAAGGATTGATGCAATCGGTTGCAAAAAAACAAGGTCAAGAAGCTATGCCAGAGGGAGTAGATGAAACAGAAGAAATAGCAGCTGTTTTTGCGGCTATTTATGCCATGCTTGGAACGAATATAAAAATTAGATCCATTAACAGAGCTTCCCTGAATGTACCAAGAACCAAAGGTCAACGTGGTTGGGAAGAATGGAGAACATACGGATGGCGAGGTGGAAATAGATGGTGA
- the secA gene encoding preprotein translocase subunit SecA gives MFGKLKKLFDKNEMELRKAKKLVERINRLEPEVRKMSFSQMRDYILSKKGTLQSLDELDEHLVNVFAFTREVARRTVGMRHFDVQLIGGIVLHKGKIAEMKTGEGKTLVATLPVVLNSLMNRNIHMVTVNDYLAKRDAMWMGPIYLALGLRVGVITTSGKAYEVVWKNPELAQKGLEENYCVWPEDFDGEFLPDEAKVKKAVEAFEVDVIEVSKKEAYRCDVTYGTNSEFGFDYLRDNLVISLEDKVQTGHFYAIVDEVDSILIDEARTPLIISGPSKNNAAVYKHFYQIAKRLERDKHFKVDEEHRSVILTDEGISYLEKLLGVDNLYDPANVNSIYHIINSLKAIHLFKKDVDYIVHNGQVLIVDEFTGRVLPGRRYSGGLHQAIEAKEGVPIKEESITYATITYQNYFRMYEKLAGMTGTAKTEEEEFKAIYGLDVVVIPTHKPMIRIDRDDLIYRTTEEKYKAIVEEIKKRYEKGQPVLVGTTSIEKSEKLSEMLKKEKIPHQVLNAKYHEKEAQIIAQAGQKGMVTIATNMAGRGTDIKLGPGVKELGGLLVIGTERHESRRIDNQLRGRSGRQGDPGESIFFLSLEDDLMRIFGGDRLRKVMDMVKIEPGQPIYHPLLTKLIEQVQKKVEGINFGVRKFLLELDSVLDTQRRAVYGYRDYILEHNVDNFMEEAIENFVESRLEEFCSNPEWNKEGLKDSFAIIKDYVNVDELLEKIDDREKLKVELVNQIKQAYEVKKKEFGEDFEHVAKFIVLRIIDENWRQYLEEVEHVKESVRLRSYGQKDPVLEFKKETYQMFTEMMMRSYELAVSYLLNLRRVDNKAEEESKKELAKVSTIHEEFKLIDESKGEKSGNRKPKLKIKRS, from the coding sequence GTGTTTGGAAAACTGAAAAAGTTATTTGACAAAAATGAGATGGAGCTTAGGAAAGCGAAAAAGTTAGTCGAGCGAATAAATAGACTCGAACCGGAAGTTCGAAAGATGTCATTTTCCCAAATGCGAGACTACATACTCTCCAAGAAGGGAACTTTACAAAGCTTGGATGAGCTTGATGAACATCTGGTAAATGTTTTTGCATTCACACGAGAGGTTGCAAGAAGAACGGTAGGAATGAGGCATTTTGATGTCCAGCTGATAGGTGGCATAGTACTCCACAAAGGAAAGATAGCTGAAATGAAGACAGGAGAAGGTAAGACGCTTGTTGCAACTCTACCTGTCGTTTTGAATTCGCTTATGAACAGAAACATTCACATGGTCACTGTGAACGATTACCTTGCAAAAAGAGATGCCATGTGGATGGGTCCAATATATCTGGCTCTTGGTTTAAGAGTAGGGGTCATAACTACATCCGGAAAAGCTTATGAAGTGGTCTGGAAAAATCCTGAGCTGGCCCAAAAAGGTCTTGAAGAAAATTACTGCGTTTGGCCCGAGGATTTTGATGGAGAATTTCTACCGGACGAAGCAAAAGTTAAAAAGGCGGTTGAAGCGTTTGAGGTGGATGTTATTGAAGTTAGCAAAAAAGAAGCCTACAGATGTGATGTAACGTACGGAACAAATTCAGAATTCGGATTCGACTACCTCAGGGATAACCTTGTTATCTCCTTGGAGGACAAAGTACAAACTGGTCATTTTTACGCTATTGTTGACGAAGTTGATAGCATACTTATAGATGAAGCAAGAACACCGCTGATAATCAGTGGCCCGTCGAAAAACAATGCCGCGGTTTATAAACATTTTTACCAAATTGCAAAACGTTTGGAAAGAGATAAACATTTCAAAGTGGATGAAGAACATCGCTCGGTAATTCTTACTGACGAAGGCATATCTTATCTTGAGAAATTACTAGGTGTTGACAACCTGTATGACCCAGCGAATGTCAACAGCATTTACCACATAATCAACTCTCTCAAAGCAATTCACCTATTCAAAAAGGATGTTGATTATATCGTTCATAATGGGCAAGTCTTGATTGTTGATGAGTTCACAGGTCGTGTTCTTCCAGGAAGACGTTACAGTGGTGGATTACATCAGGCAATCGAAGCAAAAGAGGGGGTTCCGATAAAAGAAGAAAGTATAACGTACGCCACTATAACTTATCAAAATTACTTCAGAATGTACGAAAAACTCGCTGGTATGACTGGAACTGCGAAGACAGAAGAAGAAGAGTTCAAAGCGATATACGGTTTAGATGTCGTGGTTATACCTACTCACAAACCAATGATAAGGATAGATAGGGACGATTTGATATACAGAACAACCGAGGAGAAATACAAAGCAATTGTTGAAGAGATTAAGAAAAGATACGAGAAAGGTCAGCCTGTTCTTGTTGGAACAACATCGATTGAGAAAAGTGAAAAACTCAGTGAAATGCTCAAAAAAGAAAAAATTCCTCATCAAGTTTTGAATGCAAAGTATCACGAAAAAGAAGCGCAGATAATAGCACAAGCAGGTCAAAAAGGTATGGTTACGATTGCAACAAATATGGCAGGTAGAGGAACAGATATCAAACTCGGTCCTGGTGTCAAAGAGCTCGGGGGACTGTTAGTTATAGGAACAGAAAGGCACGAAAGCCGAAGGATAGATAACCAATTACGTGGGAGGTCTGGTAGGCAAGGTGACCCTGGCGAATCGATATTCTTCCTCTCTCTCGAAGATGATTTGATGAGAATATTCGGAGGAGACAGGCTACGAAAAGTTATGGATATGGTCAAAATTGAACCAGGTCAGCCTATTTATCATCCGTTGCTGACTAAACTAATCGAACAGGTGCAAAAGAAAGTAGAGGGCATAAACTTTGGGGTTCGTAAGTTCTTACTTGAACTAGATAGCGTTTTAGATACCCAAAGGCGAGCAGTTTACGGATATCGAGACTATATTTTGGAACATAACGTTGACAACTTCATGGAAGAAGCAATCGAAAACTTTGTTGAGTCAAGATTGGAAGAGTTCTGTTCAAATCCTGAGTGGAACAAAGAAGGATTGAAAGATTCGTTTGCTATTATAAAAGACTACGTAAATGTTGATGAACTTTTAGAAAAAATTGATGACAGGGAAAAACTCAAGGTGGAATTGGTAAATCAGATAAAACAAGCATACGAAGTAAAGAAAAAAGAATTCGGAGAAGATTTCGAACATGTCGCAAAATTTATTGTGCTAAGAATAATAGACGAAAATTGGAGACAATACCTTGAGGAAGTTGAACACGTCAAAGAGTCTGTCAGACTGAGAAGTTACGGACAAAAAGACCCTGTTTTGGAGTTCAAAAAAGAGACTTATCAGATGTTCACAGAAATGATGATGCGAAGTTACGAGCTGGCAGTTTCTTACCTGCTCAACCTCAGAAGAGTTGACAACAAAGCTGAGGAAGAATCAAAGAAAGAGCTTGCAAAAGTCAGTACCATTCACGAAGAATTCAAACTCATTGACGAGAGCAAGGGAGAAAAGTCTGGCAACAGAAAACCAAAGTTGAAGATAAAAAGAAGTTAA
- a CDS encoding acyl-CoA carboxylase subunit beta, giving the protein MEELIQQLKNLETEIELGGGQEKIDKQHAEGKLTARERLQLLFDEGTFEELDKFVKHRNTMFGLDKMKLPADGVVTGIGKVNGRPVAAFSQDFTVMGGSLGEMHAKKIMKVMDLALKMGIPLVGINDSGGARIQEGVDSLYGYGEIFFRNTIASGVIPQITVIAGPCAGGAVYSPAITDFVIMVDKTAQMFITGPNVIKAVTGEDISKEDLGGALVHNTKSGNAHFLASDDRHAIELVKKLISYIPQNNMEEPPVEEQIIEPDASDIQTVVPVDAKKGFDVRDVIRRVVDEGTFFEVHEHFAKSIVIGFARINGKAVGIVANQPNYLAGVLDIDSSDKAARFIRFLDAFNIPIVTFVDTPGYLPGVKQEHGGIIRHGAKLLYAYSEATVPKITIILRKAYGGAYIAMGSKHLGADFVAAWPTAEIAVMGPDGAANIIFKKEIDASENPEETRKQKIEEYRQLFANPYVAASRGYIDAVIDPRETRSWIIKALEYSATKVESRPRKKHGNIPL; this is encoded by the coding sequence ATGGAAGAACTTATACAGCAGCTGAAAAACCTAGAAACAGAAATAGAGTTAGGTGGAGGTCAAGAAAAGATAGACAAACAGCATGCTGAAGGAAAACTAACGGCCCGCGAGAGGCTCCAGTTGTTATTTGACGAAGGAACCTTTGAAGAACTGGACAAATTCGTAAAGCATAGAAATACAATGTTTGGGCTTGATAAAATGAAATTACCTGCTGATGGTGTTGTTACTGGCATTGGCAAGGTAAATGGAAGACCCGTAGCTGCCTTCTCACAAGATTTTACGGTCATGGGTGGTTCACTCGGCGAAATGCATGCGAAAAAAATAATGAAGGTAATGGATTTGGCTTTAAAGATGGGAATCCCACTTGTTGGAATAAACGATTCCGGTGGTGCAAGGATACAGGAAGGTGTTGACTCTCTTTACGGGTATGGTGAGATATTCTTTAGAAACACGATAGCCTCTGGAGTAATACCACAAATTACAGTTATAGCTGGTCCATGTGCTGGCGGTGCAGTTTACTCACCTGCGATAACCGACTTTGTAATTATGGTTGACAAAACAGCTCAAATGTTCATTACTGGTCCAAATGTTATTAAGGCAGTTACGGGTGAAGATATATCAAAAGAAGACCTTGGGGGTGCATTGGTTCACAACACAAAGAGTGGAAATGCACATTTCTTAGCGTCAGACGATAGGCATGCTATAGAGTTGGTAAAGAAACTCATTTCGTACATACCACAAAACAACATGGAAGAACCTCCTGTAGAAGAGCAAATAATCGAACCAGATGCATCCGATATACAAACAGTTGTACCTGTCGACGCAAAGAAAGGTTTTGATGTACGCGATGTTATAAGAAGAGTCGTTGATGAAGGGACATTCTTTGAAGTACATGAGCACTTCGCAAAGAGCATAGTTATTGGATTTGCAAGAATTAATGGAAAAGCAGTGGGTATTGTTGCAAATCAACCAAATTACCTTGCAGGGGTGCTTGACATAGACTCTTCCGACAAAGCAGCAAGGTTCATAAGGTTCCTCGATGCGTTCAACATACCAATTGTAACATTTGTTGATACACCGGGATATTTACCTGGAGTAAAACAGGAACACGGTGGAATAATTAGGCATGGAGCAAAGTTGCTATATGCATACAGTGAAGCAACGGTTCCGAAGATAACGATAATTCTCAGAAAAGCGTACGGAGGAGCTTACATTGCGATGGGGAGCAAACACCTTGGTGCAGATTTTGTAGCAGCGTGGCCAACAGCAGAAATAGCTGTCATGGGTCCTGATGGTGCAGCTAACATCATATTCAAAAAGGAAATAGATGCTTCGGAGAATCCAGAGGAGACCAGAAAACAAAAGATAGAAGAATACAGACAACTCTTTGCTAATCCGTATGTTGCAGCATCAAGAGGTTATATAGATGCTGTAATTGACCCAAGAGAAACGAGAAGCTGGATTATAAAAGCGCTTGAATACAGCGCAACGAAAGTTGAATCAAGACCTAGAAAAAAACATGGAAACATACCGCTGTGA
- a CDS encoding cyclic nucleotide-binding domain-containing protein, with protein sequence METLEFEDGYKIIENGKQEPYVYIIKSGKVKVSLGTYEALLSEELPDVFGLEALIDEPYTETCIAVGNVKVIRCEKSEFKDIYVKTEVGKEALKSFMRRTAKALGWI encoded by the coding sequence GTGGAAACGCTTGAGTTTGAAGACGGATATAAAATAATTGAAAATGGGAAGCAAGAACCATACGTTTACATTATAAAATCTGGAAAGGTAAAGGTCTCTTTGGGTACGTACGAAGCACTACTTTCAGAGGAGCTTCCAGACGTTTTTGGTCTTGAAGCGTTAATTGATGAACCATATACGGAGACCTGCATTGCTGTGGGTAATGTGAAGGTGATTAGATGTGAGAAAAGTGAATTCAAGGATATATATGTAAAAACTGAAGTTGGAAAGGAAGCACTCAAAAGCTTTATGAGAAGGACTGCAAAAGCCTTAGGCTGGATTTGA
- the iadA gene encoding beta-aspartyl-peptidase, with the protein MRIIKNAKIFAPKYVGKADVIFHNRIIHISKDINPFFFPFEVEIYDASGLLLLPGLIDPHVHITGGGGEGGFETRTPELKISDCIKNGITTVIGCLGTDGVTRSLENLYAKAKSLENEGLSTFIYTGSYRVPPVTFTGSVVKDIVLIDKVIGVGEIAISDHRSSQPTFEEILRIVADARVGGMISGKAGIVNFHVGAGKRGIDYLFEIIKNTEIPIHHLYPTHMSRNERLFEQGLEFATKGGMIDLTALQPENDEPSKREFNTVDAILKAYENKLLENITISSDGQGSLPKFDEMGTVVGLSVGSVSSVWYTIRKVVERGLPLEKAIEVSTINPAKVFKLSKGRIEKGYDADFILVNEENLEIVSVVSKGEFLMKDGVLKNLNFEF; encoded by the coding sequence GTGAGAATTATAAAAAACGCAAAAATCTTTGCCCCTAAGTATGTAGGGAAAGCAGATGTTATCTTTCACAATAGAATCATTCACATAAGCAAAGACATTAATCCTTTTTTCTTCCCCTTCGAAGTAGAAATTTACGATGCATCTGGTTTGTTGTTATTACCTGGACTTATCGACCCACACGTGCATATAACTGGTGGAGGCGGAGAAGGTGGGTTTGAAACCAGGACCCCGGAATTGAAGATTTCAGACTGTATTAAGAACGGAATAACAACGGTTATTGGTTGTTTAGGAACGGACGGAGTTACTAGAAGTCTTGAGAATTTATATGCAAAGGCAAAATCCCTCGAAAATGAGGGTTTAAGCACGTTTATATACACAGGTTCTTACCGTGTTCCACCTGTAACATTTACTGGTAGTGTGGTAAAAGATATCGTTTTAATTGACAAAGTTATTGGAGTTGGGGAAATAGCCATATCCGATCATCGTTCGTCTCAGCCCACTTTTGAGGAGATTTTGCGGATTGTAGCAGATGCAAGGGTAGGTGGAATGATTTCTGGAAAAGCAGGTATCGTGAATTTCCATGTGGGTGCTGGTAAAAGAGGAATTGATTATCTTTTTGAAATCATTAAAAACACAGAAATTCCGATTCATCACTTGTACCCTACACACATGAGTAGAAACGAAAGGCTTTTCGAACAAGGATTAGAATTTGCTACGAAAGGTGGAATGATAGATTTAACAGCTCTCCAACCAGAAAACGATGAACCTTCCAAACGTGAATTTAACACAGTCGATGCAATATTAAAAGCGTACGAAAATAAGTTATTAGAGAATATAACCATTTCCTCGGATGGACAGGGTAGTCTTCCAAAGTTTGACGAAATGGGGACGGTCGTAGGACTCAGCGTAGGGAGTGTTAGCTCAGTTTGGTATACAATACGCAAAGTGGTGGAAAGGGGCTTGCCTTTGGAAAAGGCTATAGAAGTTTCAACTATCAACCCAGCCAAGGTCTTTAAACTAAGTAAGGGAAGAATCGAAAAAGGCTACGATGCTGATTTTATCTTGGTAAATGAGGAAAATTTGGAAATCGTCAGTGTGGTATCTAAAGGCGAATTTCTGATGAAAGATGGAGTATTGAAGAATTTAAACTTTGAATTTTAA
- a CDS encoding biotin/lipoyl-containing protein produces the protein MVRKFVVRVNGKEYIVEVEELGIPAQAMQQPQILEQPKPVVQQQVQSAKPTQPESKPVKQESAPVSTVSEIGGGAKIVSPMSGVILKVLVSEGQKVEYGQKLVILEAMKMENDIVSDKPGIVKKIYVKEGDNVDTGQVLVELE, from the coding sequence ATGGTGAGAAAGTTTGTTGTTAGGGTTAATGGAAAAGAGTACATTGTTGAAGTTGAAGAACTCGGCATACCAGCCCAGGCGATGCAACAACCACAAATTCTCGAACAACCAAAACCTGTTGTACAACAACAGGTCCAGTCAGCAAAACCTACTCAACCTGAAAGTAAACCGGTAAAACAAGAGAGCGCCCCAGTTTCAACGGTGTCAGAAATTGGTGGTGGAGCAAAAATAGTATCCCCTATGTCAGGTGTCATACTAAAAGTTCTTGTTAGTGAGGGGCAAAAGGTTGAATATGGTCAAAAATTGGTGATACTTGAAGCTATGAAAATGGAAAATGATATAGTTTCAGACAAGCCAGGTATTGTGAAGAAGATATACGTAAAAGAAGGGGACAACGTAGATACAGGACAAGTGCTTGTGGAATTAGAGTAA